In the genome of Myripristis murdjan chromosome 21, fMyrMur1.1, whole genome shotgun sequence, the window CAGTTCAATACTGTTGTGCACTGAAATGGTAGGCCTAATTGCCTCTGTAATGCGAAATAGCatcatacaaatacacaactCTGCATTTCTccccaaaaaaatccagtgaCAAACCACTTCCATTATACCTGGCTAGTTAGGATTTATATTTCCTTGCATAAACTGACCATTTTGCATGGCCCTTGTTGCAAAGACCAAATGACATAATACAGTACTCTGCATCATATAGCAGAATTTCTTCCTacaagacagtaaaaaaaaaagtgtgagcttgtgtatgtttgcatcAGCTCATGCCTTTTGGGTTAGCTTGTTGATATGGTGATTAGCTGATCGACAACAGGAGAAAGATGTTTCACAGCCATCCATCAAGCAGGGAGGCACGGCTTTCAGAAGGCTTTGTCAAGCGCTTGTTCCTCACTGACAGCAGGTAAATCACAGAGGGGCTGAACTCTGAGGCTAACTCACCAAGACAGTCTTCTCATTTGTGTCAAGGGCTTTGGTTTTGCCCAAGTGCTGCGTTTTATCATCAAAGACAATAATCCACCCGATCCCCCATAGATTAGACATTCCTCAGAGCTGGCCATCATGTGATAACAGTAGCCATCCTTCACTCTCCATCTGAGTAGCCCATGAAGACAGACAGGCCTGATATCTATGCTGAAACAAAACTACCATCACAGGATACATAGTCAATTAAAACTAGTCCGATGATCAGAAAAACGacaatcatatttttttgtcataaatcaGGTATGCTCATCATtctaaaaaaaattctcaagtcaggtcagaaaaaaatccttagTTTTACAAGAGTAGTTAAAATGCTAGCAACTTCTGCTGCTGCTAGGTGATTAAAATTCCCCAGTAACCTCAAAATCAGTACTTAAAACTTATTAAGGGGAGGACATTCCATGGGATTTTCCTCCAGTTTGTAGCATTAACCACTGGGCCAAGGCAGTGActggggggagagggagacagtgtgaaagagaagagggagaaacagagacagaatggCCACTTGATAAATCAATAAGCTTTCAGGCATGGAGGAAGTGTTTCTGTTCAGTAGTTTTCATGTCAACATAGACGCAGTCAACTATTCCTCCCGAGGTCATCAAAAAACTGAGTTAATTCTTTACCTAGCTTAATAActagaaaaacacaattaaatgtTAGTGGTAGTGTTTTGTGTTCCTGTTTATTCCATTGCTATTGCACCCACCTGCCTTGTTCTGCCTCTTATTAGATGTTAATATAACCTGCACCCCGTTTCCTGCTTTGCAACAACAAATGTGCTGAAAGGGTGAACAGTGAGCTTGTGTACCCAGCAGAAATTGTGCCCCGTGAAGCAGACAGTGGGAGGCGGGCAGGGGAGCAGTCTGCTAGGCTAAATGCAGAGTCACTGCAGCCTCTTGATACAGACAAGAGACGTCACATCCAGCTGAGCCTTGCACTGTGGCCCACTGACAGAGGACATACAGCCTGGGTCAGCCCGGCCACTGTCTGCTAGTTCACTGGCTTTCAAAAGGGGGTCTGGGGACCCCAGGGGGTTCTTCacgggggtcctcagcaaatgAGGAATAGGTTAATTTTAATGATACTTTAACTGTTgaaagcatttaaacaaaagaaatctgatccagcatcactgatctgacatttaaatatatcgTTTTAATACTTAGTTAAAACGATAATATagttttcttctcattttctgaaacattttgctaattttaggtatttttttgtaaaattttcTGTTAGCtatgttttgcaaatttcctttcattttattgtaattgcttaatttttgttttttaacttaagTCTTTAacttatgttaaaaaaaataataataattgtttgaatttgctcaggtttcagtaGGTTAGTTCACTTAATaccagtgattattttaacattactTTTTAATCACACCACTTTGAAATTATCTGACAAGTATGACAAATTCAATAATTAGCACATactaaaatatcttttcatattagAGTTCTGAGGGCAAAACCATTTCAAGTGGGGGTATGGGTCTCAACTTGGGCGTCCAGAACACAAAAaggtttgaaaacccctgtgcTACCTAtctgggaaaacaaaaagaacattttttccACTCAAAGCTATCACAGCAACCACCTCAATAAACCAGCCTAAAGCAGATAAAGTGCTGACCAAGGCTACCAATTTCTACTTGGTGAGGAAACATCCTTCGGTTACCCACTCTGAATCCTGACCTCTGCCATATAAAGCACACTCATTTGTAATGTTCACTGTTTGGACTTTGGACTACAATACAACATGATAATACTCAGGATGTAAGCAAAGTTCTCAAATCAACGTAATTTGTAAGATTtagaataaaatcaaaacagcaaaaacctAAGACCTTAACAATCACATGTATCAAAATACATCAAGTTCAAAGCTTTTGATATTTAAGGGCAAGCAGATTTCCGCAGTTCAAGATATAACATTAAAGACAAAGGAAATACTGGGGATGATTGTATGATGCTCTATCTCAAACCTCAGGATTTTGGTTGCAGCATCCTCTGTCCACTCACCAGTCAAGCCAATCAACCAGCCAACAAACTAGACATAAAAAGGTCAGAAAATGACATCTCTTAcccatcctcctctccatccacaGTCTTGAGGAGCCCGGCTGATGCAGATAAGGCACTggcggcagcggcagcagcagcagcagcagcagcagcagcagcagctgcagcattgCCCTCAGCTTCTTGACCCTGACCAGCGCTGGACCCTGAGCCTGCCTCCCCTCCGGACAGCTTCGGCAGCCCCAGCAGAGCTGACTGGTGCTGGAGGAGCAGCCGCTGGGCATCCTCAAGTTGAGTGGTAGTGAAGGTGGGCAGACTAGCATACAGGGCACTGGCCTGGGCAGCATGGGCCTGGGCCTGGGCACTGGTGAGGTCCTGGGACAAGCTCATACGGGGCGGCTGGATATGGGGAGCAGACTGGGTCGGCACCCTGACACTATTTCCTCCGTTGTGGGCTTGGGGCTGGGGGTCACTCTGAGGGTTGGGAGGAGGCACACCTGATGCAGCCACTTGGCTAGGGTGCACTGTGCTGGGCAGCTGGGTGCCAAGGCCCGAGTTTTGGGTTTGGGTTGGGAGtgactgttgctgctgcggttgctgctgctgttggcgATCCAGAGGGACAGGGTGACTCTGAGGCTGTTGACCAAGGCCTGCTGCTCCCATCTGGGAAACCATAGTAGAGGTGGTGGCCTGGAGGGAGGGGGTCTGCTGGGGCTGAGTCTGGAGGAGAACCTGTGCCTGCTGCTGCCCCGCTATCATGTGGCATGCTCCATTCCCTGGCCCAGAGGCAGCTGATGCAGCCTGATGGGATAGAGGTTGAGACCCGACGGGTTGGGGCAGGCCAGGGTGAGGCTGGGTGTACTCAGGAGGCCTGACCTGCACTGGGGCCGTCTGGGTTGGAACAGGAGGCTGTTGGGCCAGGGAGCCATAGCCtatctgttgctgttgctgctgttgttgttgaacaCCCACTAGGCCCTgggtggaggctggaggctgagcAGCAACTGCCTGGGCATAGgtgagctgctgctggggcATAACAGGAGCAGGGTGCCCTATAGTGGTCTGATGGCCTGACATGGCAGCAGGCTGATGAATGCTGGTGGGAGCAGAGGGGGCCACGGTGGTCTTCAGGTGTGCATGGGTTAGATCCTGGGGGTGCATGTGAGGTTGGGTATGGGACACTCCCATGCTTAGGCCACTAGGGAGGAGTGCTTGGAAGGCCTGAGGGGTGGAGGCATAATCCTGCGCCTGTTGGGGTGCTGACGGTCCCCCAGCCTCTCCACTGCCCACACTCTCTGTGTAATGGCTCAACGTACTGACGGTGCTACTCACAGAGCTACTACTGGTGCTTTCCCTCTCTGAAGCCCCAGCAAAATTCTCAGGGACAAACTGACGCATGCTGGTACATGCAGCTTCAGATGCCGAGGAGCTAGAGGCAGAGGCTGGGGTTTCTTTGTCATAGTACTCAGTGCATGTCCATCGGCCCTTCTTGAAGGGTTCAGAACTGGAGTCCAGCTTCACCACCCTGAAACGAGAGCTGGTAGTAGCAGCTGcaggggctggggctggggctggggccgGGGCCGGGGCTGGGGCGGGCTGGGGCAGAGTAGAGGGTACAGGGGCTACGGCCATGGCTGGGACAGAGGCACTGCCAGGCTGAGACAGAGAAGATCCAACCCTTCCCTGGGTCCCACTGGAAAGTCCCATCACCCCAGAGGCACTgacagcagcggcagcagttGTAGTGGTAGTCGTGCTCATAGTGATGCTGGAGTTGATGGTTTGGTGCTGTTGGATCATGTTGACATTAGGGCTGGTGATGAGGCTGCCCACAATAGCAACGGCACCACCTCCGCCTCCGCTCCCCCCACTGCTGCTTATCACACTAGGAGGGAATCCACCACTGCCACTGCTCGCACTGGTGCTGATCCCCCCCCTCACAGGCACGTTGGCAGAGCTCaacatattcacattactaaCATTGCTGGTCTGGGGATTAACTATACTAACAGTAGTGCCCGTGGCAGAGCTGTGCATTCCAGGGACAGATCCCAGGGCCACGGCCCCCACAGGCTGGGCAATAATACTTGGAGGCCCAGCTGGGACAACATTCTCTTGGGGGACCCCCACGTTAGAAGGCATTTTCTGGGTGACACAAGGTAAAGCTCCAGAAGTGAGGGCAGATGGGGCCCCCACAGGCCCAGAGGAGACGGACTGGACCTGAGCctggtgaggatgatgatgcccctgatgatgatgatgatgatgatgttgatggtggtgatgaacAATCCCATTCACCATAGTCCCTCCATGCTGGGGGGGCTGGCTCAGGGAGTGGAGTTGTGAAGGTTGATTAGGGGAGATAGCTCCAGGGGTCTCTGCCTCATGGAAGTTATTCAGAGTCTCCTCAGAAGAGCTTCTCTCTGCTCCGGCTATGTCATTGGCGCGGGAGAGGGACACATCCAGGATTTCTGATGAAGACAGGTCCTCCGTGTGGGattcatccaggtcatcgtAGCTCTCTGTGTCCTCTGCAATACTATTGTTGGTGCTCACGGATATCTGTGCTGGAGTCACACTAGTGATTTGGAAGCCGCTCTTCTTTTTCATCTGAGCTCCTGCTGACTGTGTGGGCTGGGGCTGGGAGTGCAGATTCAGGCTGTGGGGAGGAGGATGCTGGGGGACCGGGGAGGACGAGCCAGCCGGAGGTTGGGATTGAATCAACAGGGAGGACTGAAAATCATCGACTGGGACATGGCTGTTATTGACCACCGCGTTTGCCGGCGTTGACAACGTAGAGCCACTCCCGCTGCCCGTGTTGCTACCCCTTCTAGGAAAGACTGCCGGGTGCGCCATCTTTCTAACACTGCCAGAGTCTCCTGCAGGGTCCGGATGATGCATTTTGAGAGAATCCGGGAGGTAGTTGGTCTCTGACAGTAGTATCCAATAACGTTGCAGTTCGTTAACGCCGCCGTTTTGACAAAGCTACGGTCAACAGACAACACGactcaaaaataaatatctgaacCAAGTATTGGATGGCTCTCCCCAAATATAAGGCAAAGTTGCGCCGATATATTAACCCTTGTTCAGACGCTTAAACGCTCTCCGATGACAGTTCGCGAGGCAGAGGAAGCTAGTGGCCGCTTGCTAAGTCGCGAGCTAACGTCAGCTGATGAGCTTGCCAGTGATAGTTAGCGGCGAGCTACCGGTGTTAGCTGTTTGCCCCTTTGTTACACACAAGCCAACATTTCGGGGTTCCTGTAATAAAATACTCAACTGGAACAACTACTCGTCCTTTAAGCAAAATCAGTATGCGGCGGCTGTGTGTTAAATGCTAGCCTGACAGAAATGTAACGTCAGCTAGCTAGCTGCCACAGTCTCCATCCCCCGACTAGCTAAATACAGACTATGGTGAGTCGCATTAACGTTAGCTGTTGAATTTTgttcaaaggaaaataaaacgaAAACAAGCAACCTTTCGCCCGGTGCACGGTGATGCCAAAAAGTATACCTTCACAGAACAGTGGCGTTAAAAACACTTAATCCATTCCGTAGAGTCTTGGTTTTTTAGTCCAATCTTTGCTGTATCACTCCTCCTCAACAGTAGCGTTATCCTGTGTCGGTACGGTCGGTACGCCTCCTGCACCGCTGCTGTCGGTCTGTGACGAGACGGGAGGGGAGGAGTGCTTGGTAATATGGCGACCGCGCATGGTCTCTGCCGGCCGGGGCAGCCAGACATAAAGCAGTCTGGGAGCGGCGTGGGGAGCGGCGACGGGGCGGCGTGCACGAGCAGGGGTTCGCGAAATGTTCCGGAAATTGCCGAGAGAAAGGCAGCTTCACTCCCTCCGGAGCCAGGGTGCTGGGATATGTTCAGGAAGGTGCAAGATTTTACTATTATCATCATGCGCaaggaaatgtagaaatgacTGAGAATAGTTTGAATTTCACGAAATACACAGGCCAGTGGGTGTGGAATACTATGTAATTTTAGCCATTTAAAAACAGGTACAGTGATAAGTAAATAACAAGTAGCCCTATGAGACACACCAGAAAGAAGCACTGGGTGgaataaaacatgtttcaaTCAGTCTGTTCATTATAATGAATGCCATCAGTTGCCTTAATGGTAATAGATGCTATCAACTAATTGAGTTTCAGTGGCTTGTTACTCTCAAATGACTTATAACCCAAATAGTCCATCAAGCTGCACCAATCCACCCTTCTgttatctttggggtcagtttaACCTCATTCAGTGTCCAACGTCTCTAAATATATGATtaacttttttgtaatttaatggGGTCaggtgggtaaacatgaaatgaacatgatgacatgttttcagtgtcttgGTCACATTTTGTAAGCATTAGTGTTTCTCTTAGCTGAATAAACATGTaacaaaatatcaacattttatgcaaattagttttagttgttttggattaCACTTGGGAACTAtaactataacatgccatttataaacTTCTTCCTTCTTCaatctgctttagggccctcaccAAAACATAGCCCTCCTGTAGCagtgtgagaaccactgatagttcatgtgacatttgggaggaaaaaaaactgattccCACAggaactttgatgtataagggGTTTAGTGGGGGAGCTTTTGTTTTATCTAAAGGGCTGTTTTAGTCATCAACTTGACACATAAAGTGCCTTACACATAAGTTTGgacaacatttttaattaaaattattttgtggGTGTTTAAATTGCAGAGGTCAATTTGAACCCAGTtgataaaaaatatttgtaaatttgaaggtaacagaaGGATTAATGAAATCCTACCCTCTTATAAAAAGGTGGGTAAGAAATAGTCCATAGTCAATGATCTGGCTCCATAATAAACCTTAGTAAgttcaaaaatgttttccaaTCATGCTACTATTTGAAAACAATATGTGGGAGGCCTGCATGACAAGTTGACATGGCAAACATCTTGTACAAACATATTCTGACGTAAAAATGAATGTTGTGGATGgagcaaaacacaacatcacaacagTGTTTCTGAAACAAAGGTAGACAGAGGGGTGCTAGATCTCTCTGCAGACACATGTGTTCACTGCACTGAAGGATTATTCTACATACAGGTACTGTTTGgggcctctctctccctctttctctccctctttctctctctctctctctctctctctccctctctctctctctctctctctctctctctctctccccctctgccacacatacaaatgcatccATATATATCTGTAGATCACCGATTTTATCCTCATAAGAATGGTCAAACTAACTGATTGTCTGTGTGgacgagagagacagagcaaatgGACACATTTGTGGGTCTGTAACGTTGTCACTCCAGGTCAATGAACTTTCCTGTTAAAAAAGAGACAAGCCTGAGCCTTTGAACATGCATCTCCATTTTGTATGTTCTGGTGTTTTCTGTTCACCTCTGGACACCAGGACCTTGTTCTGTAAATAACTTAATTTACAACAaattttcctttctcctcctgtgaCACTGTATTGGGTGGGAACATCAAACATGTTATACtgttgcagatttttttaatgtcaaatttatttgatatttgtttttatctatctatagatagatacatcGATAgagatatatacatacatttatataaaCAAGATTAAGAGAGGAAGGTTCACCAGCAGGACAAGCAGGTTGACAAGGCAAATCTTGAGAATTGATGGAGTTTGGGTCACTAGGTTTCAGTGGGGTGTAACAGGGAAGCAAAAGTTTGCTGAAAATAGATGTGCAGTTGAGGTAACTCTCAGAGAGGAAGGACATAGCAGTGCTTCGTCAATGAGGCAgaggagcaaagagagagagagagagagagagagagagagagagagagagagagagcgaagaggaagagggaggcagagattGACTgtcaggcaggcagacaggctgtACCCATCCATACAaatgatggagggagagagccaGCGAGAGCCTAGTGCAGTGTAAGCGTCTGGTGCTGTCAGCAGCTTTAAATCACACTGGCActccacaacaaaaaaacacacagcactatTGTGCTGCTACCCTAACAATAATGCTCAATTTACACTCTGGGcttcacattcattttgtaaACACTTACCCCTGTAATGAGTGAAATTCAGAAGTTGTAACTTCTTCATATACACAAATGTCTATTTCGCCACACTGTTACCGACTGATAGCCATTTAAGATATAATCTGTTCACTGAAGCTTTTACATTCACTGATCTTAACATCCCGTGTCTGGTAGCTCCATCCcgggaaaaatcctctggcacacaggaagtgatgtgttttatgtttcaggTTTGTTAGAAACACACTGAAGTACAACTGCATGAACTGAGCAGAAAAGAACAAAAGCACCAAATACAGAAATTCAGAATTCACCAgcaaaagaaattaaaacaaaaaaaaaaaatcaacatagcAGCACTAAATAAAGTGATTGGTAAGTGATCTCTGGGTGGTGAGGTGCAGGAGCCCATGGTTtatcaaatgaattaaaaaatatgcCAGCAGTCAGTGACCAGTGCACTGTCCTCCCTAGGGTTATGGCTGTCCGCACTTGTGACTACACCGTCCACTATAGACTGTTAAACTGAAGTGACTGTTAAACAGGCTGTTTAAACACTGTTGAGCTTGAAGACATGGAGCTGTGACAGTAGAGcagtgatgatgttggtgaaaCCAAtgtaaaattcctgaaacaacagaGGCTTAGGCCATGGAGAGCGGCAGGCCATGCCCAGTGATGCGGGGCAGGGTGTCTGTGCCTCTGTCTGGGGCTTGTGTCCACTGAGCCTCCCCAATCTGAATGGAAGCCAGCCTGGATGCCAGCTTTATTTTTGTTGGACGGCCCTCTTAGCACAAAATTGCAGTGCAGTGTACTAGGTGTTTAAATACCCAGGCCCAGCAGAGTCATTCATGAGTTTTTATTCCCACACATACTGTTGTCCACCAAGCCAGCTAGGAATTGCTGTACTTCCATTGTACCAGGATAAGAAAAAAAggactggaaaaagaaaatcaaattcaatAAGAGACACACTGTTTTATATTCATGCAGATCCACATATTCACAGCTGGACGCTGTCCAATACAACCACACTCTGTGTGTTGGCAACTGAACAGCTTCACCAGGAGAACTGAAGGTTATGTGTTGTGCTCAAGCATTATTCTTTCTGTTTCCCAGCCCATATTTGATAATCTGAACCAGTGACCTTTCAGTCGTAAGCCAGTCTTTGGACTACTGCCATACAAATGCCTTGTTCCccattacattttttatttaatttgatttcagtGTTTCCTTTTACTCATAAATCCCATTTCCTTTTTCCCCCTGTCATAATCCTATGTACAGTATGCAAAGTGCAAATAAAGGCAAACTAAAGCTGCAGGATTTGTCACGATATGCTCATGATGAGAGCTGTATGTCTTAGGTAACTGTCCAACAGAGACCTACACATTCTACAGCAGGAATGTATACTCATACACATAAcctttcagtgtttgtttagGCTATCAGATGGACAAGGATGAGGGCTAAAGGGCAAGAGCCTCACATACAGTTGGTGAAAAGTGTGTTTCTAATACAATGTTCCCACTCAGCTGTTCACATTTGTCGAGGAAGAGTCAACTGGCTTGACAAAGCAACGTCCCGCGGCCTGATCTCCGACTGTGATAGATCAGGATTCATTACAGCAAAGAAATGGAGCGGAAAACATTTTCTACCTCACTTGCATCGGGGATGATTTCATTACCAACAGTGAAAGTTGAACTCCATCAAAACAACTCGCCGACAACCGTTGTGGTGCTCTTATGCAAGGCACTTAACCGAAATCCTTCACTGCTACAATAGAGCTGCTCAGTGGACAACAGCAGAAGACTGTTGTGTGaatgcgaatgtgtgtgtgtaactgtgtgaatgtgaagagGCACGCTACAGCAAACCTTAACTGGAGAGAAAGTGGTTTAAAATGTATTCTAAAGGGTGTTTATGGAGAGACTTGGGTACAATAGATGAGCTGTTTTCAGGATAATAATGCATCACAAACATTTGGATTCATGGCTTTCATGTTGAATGGACAGGTTAtaatttttcattgttatttattcaaTAATTCATTGCATTAGTCTAGCTGAAAGTCGACACAATGAATTAACCAAAATGGTAACCTTAGATCCCCATGCTTGGCTGATGACTGAAAGGGGAACATGAGAGCGGCCACTGGAAATACtgtatttaataataatgaaggGAAGAGTCTAAGATGGCACAGGTTGACGGAGCCAATCTTCACTAAAACTACTGTGAGCAACAGGGGATCATGTTggtgggaggaagagagatgggTTTGTAATGTTTATGGATGTAGGATACAAAAAATGTTACGATGCACATGTTGTTCCTGACttgtcttaaagggatagttcgcccagtttgaaaaatgttaaattatttcccttccccctccagctgttatgtaggacagcagtggtgctatcttcctctcattgttactgagtgctggatgctccaaatgctaactgttagcctcctgcctcctatctatctatatgtatagatagatagaaagattgatacatatatacatacatacatatgtatatgtatatgtatatacacacggAGCGCTATAACTAAGTGGCTGGCATAGtgtacaggaacatctgcactGAATTGGGGCTGAAAGTCCAAGGATCAAAGGTGGTAGGGAACGACAGAGCCAAGATCCTGCAGCACTTCCAGATCTAGACGGATAAGCTGGTGGTGGCTGATCAACCGTGGTGGgcgacaaacagcagaagaaggcagtaGTGACGGATGTAGCTATCCCAAATGAtagcaacatcaggaagaaggaacatGAGAAGCTGGAAAAATACcaagggctgagagaggagctagaGAAGATGTGGGGAGTGAAGGCAACAGTGTTGCCGGTGGTAATCGGAGCTCTC includes:
- the tsc22d1 gene encoding TSC22 domain family protein 1 isoform X1 — translated: MHHPDPAGDSGSVRKMAHPAVFPRRGSNTGSGSGSTLSTPANAVVNNSHVPVDDFQSSLLIQSQPPAGSSSPVPQHPPPHSLNLHSQPQPTQSAGAQMKKKSGFQITSVTPAQISVSTNNSIAEDTESYDDLDESHTEDLSSSEILDVSLSRANDIAGAERSSSEETLNNFHEAETPGAISPNQPSQLHSLSQPPQHGGTMVNGIVHHHHQHHHHHHHQGHHHPHQAQVQSVSSGPVGAPSALTSGALPCVTQKMPSNVGVPQENVVPAGPPSIIAQPVGAVALGSVPGMHSSATGTTVSIVNPQTSNVSNVNMLSSANVPVRGGISTSASSGSGGFPPSVISSSGGSGGGGGAVAIVGSLITSPNVNMIQQHQTINSSITMSTTTTTTAAAAVSASGVMGLSSGTQGRVGSSLSQPGSASVPAMAVAPVPSTLPQPAPAPAPAPAPAPAPAAATTSSRFRVVKLDSSSEPFKKGRWTCTEYYDKETPASASSSSASEAACTSMRQFVPENFAGASERESTSSSSVSSTVSTLSHYTESVGSGEAGGPSAPQQAQDYASTPQAFQALLPSGLSMGVSHTQPHMHPQDLTHAHLKTTVAPSAPTSIHQPAAMSGHQTTIGHPAPVMPQQQLTYAQAVAAQPPASTQGLVGVQQQQQQQQQIGYGSLAQQPPVPTQTAPVQVRPPEYTQPHPGLPQPVGSQPLSHQAASAASGPGNGACHMIAGQQQAQVLLQTQPQQTPSLQATTSTMVSQMGAAGLGQQPQSHPVPLDRQQQQQPQQQQSLPTQTQNSGLGTQLPSTVHPSQVAASGVPPPNPQSDPQPQAHNGGNSVRVPTQSAPHIQPPRMSLSQDLTSAQAQAHAAQASALYASLPTFTTTQLEDAQRLLLQHQSALLGLPKLSGGEAGSGSSAGQGQEAEGNAAAAAAAAAAAAAAAAASALSASAGLLKTVDGEEDGSSGASVVAIDNKIEQAMDLVKSHLMYAVREEVEVLKEQIKELIERNSQLEQENTLLKTLASPEQMAQFQAQVQTGSPPAAPTAAAAAPGPQSTTALTQQPVSHSSGPSA